One genomic segment of Streptococcus salivarius includes these proteins:
- the hflX gene encoding GTPase HflX, whose product MIETAKQQERAILVGVELQEIEHFDMSMEELASLAKTAGAEVVASYTQKRERYDSKSFVGSGKLEEIKAMVDADEITTVIVNNRLTPRQNTNLEAAFGVKVIDRMQLILDIFAMRARSHEGKLQVHLAQLKYMLPRLAGQGIMLSRQAGGIGSRGPGESQLELNRRSIRNQIADIERQLKIVEKNRETIREKRVDSSTFKIGLIGYTNAGKSTIMNLMTDDKQYEANELFATLDATTKKIYLKDQFQVTLTDTVGFIQDLPTELIAAFKSTLEESRNVDLLLHVIDASDPNHEEHEKVVLDILKDLDMTDIPRLAIYNKMDVADNLVATVFPNVRLSARDKGSREALRRLLIDEIQQIFEPFSIKVHQDQAYKLYQLSQLALLDSYTFETEVEKITGYISPKNKWKLEEFYD is encoded by the coding sequence ATGATAGAGACAGCCAAACAGCAAGAACGTGCTATTTTAGTAGGTGTTGAATTGCAAGAAATAGAGCATTTTGACATGTCAATGGAGGAACTTGCCAGTCTTGCCAAAACTGCAGGAGCAGAGGTTGTAGCTAGCTATACCCAAAAACGTGAACGCTATGATAGTAAGTCTTTCGTAGGTTCAGGAAAATTAGAAGAAATTAAAGCCATGGTGGATGCGGATGAGATTACTACGGTCATTGTCAATAACCGTTTAACGCCTCGTCAAAATACCAATCTTGAAGCAGCATTTGGCGTAAAAGTTATTGATCGTATGCAATTAATTTTGGATATCTTTGCCATGAGGGCCAGAAGCCATGAAGGGAAACTTCAGGTTCACCTAGCTCAACTTAAATACATGTTGCCCCGTTTAGCTGGTCAAGGGATTATGCTCAGTCGTCAAGCAGGGGGCATTGGTAGCCGTGGACCTGGTGAAAGTCAATTGGAGCTTAATCGTCGTTCGATTCGTAACCAGATTGCTGATATTGAACGCCAGTTAAAAATTGTTGAGAAGAACCGAGAAACCATTCGCGAAAAGCGTGTTGATTCAAGTACCTTTAAAATTGGTTTGATTGGTTATACCAATGCTGGGAAATCAACGATCATGAACCTTATGACGGATGATAAGCAATATGAGGCTAATGAACTTTTCGCGACCTTGGATGCAACGACTAAGAAAATTTACTTAAAGGATCAGTTTCAAGTGACCTTGACAGATACGGTTGGTTTTATCCAGGACTTGCCAACAGAATTGATTGCTGCCTTTAAGTCAACTCTTGAAGAAAGTCGTAATGTGGACCTTCTTTTGCATGTCATTGATGCGAGTGATCCTAATCACGAAGAACATGAGAAGGTGGTCTTAGACATTCTAAAAGACTTAGACATGACTGATATCCCTCGCCTAGCAATTTACAATAAGATGGATGTAGCTGATAATCTAGTAGCCACAGTCTTTCCTAATGTTCGCCTCTCTGCACGTGACAAGGGAAGTCGTGAGGCACTCAGAAGACTCTTGATTGATGAAATTCAACAGATTTTTGAACCTTTTAGTATTAAGGTCCATCAGGATCAAGCTTATAAACTTTATCAATTGAGTCAATTAGCTTTGTTAGATAGCTACACATTTGAGACAGAAGTGGAAAAAATTACAGGTTATATTTCACCGAAAAATAAATGGAAATTGGAAGAATTTTATGACTGA
- a CDS encoding glycoside hydrolase family 70 protein translates to MENKIHYKLHKVKKQWVTIAVASVALATVLGGLSVTTSSVSADETQDKTVTQSNSGTTASLVTSPEATKEADKRTNTKEADVLTPAKETNAVETATTTNTQATAEAATTATTADVAVAAVPNKEAVVTTDAPAVTTEKAEEQPATVKAEVVNTEVKAPEAALKDSEVEAALSLKNIKNIDGKYYYVNEDGSHKENFAITVNGQLLYFGKDGALTSSSTYSFTPGTTNIVDGFSINNRAYDSSEASFELIDGYLTADSWYRPASIIKDGVTWQASTAEDFRPLLMAWWPNVDTQVNYLNYMSKVFNLDAKYSSTDKQETLKVAAKDIQIKIEQKIQAEKSTQWLRETISAFVKTQPQWNKETENYSKGGGEDHLQGGALLYVNDSRTPWANSDYRRLNRTATNQTGTIDKSILDEQSDPNHMGGFDFLLANDVDLSNPVVQAEQLNQIHYLMNWGSIVMGDKDANFDGIRVDAVDNVDADMLQLYTNYFREYYGVNKSEANALAHISVLEAWSLNDNHYNDKTDGAALAMENKQRLALLFSLAKPIKERTPAVSPLYNNTFNTTQRDEKTDWINKDGSKAYNEDGTVKQSTIGKYNEKYGDASGNYVFIRAHDNNVQDIIAEIIKKEINPKSDGFTITDAEMKQAFEIYNKDMLSSDKKYTLNNIPAAYAVMLQNMETITRVYYGDLYTDDGHYMETKSPYYDTIVNLMKSRIKYVSGGQAQRSYWLPTDGKMDNSDVELYRTNEVYTSVRYGKDIMTANDTEGSKYSRTSGQVTLVANNPKLNLDQSAKLNVEMGKIHANQKYRALIVGTADGIKNFTSDADAIAAGYVKETDSNGVLTFGANDIKGYETFDMSGFVAVWVPVGASDNQDIRVAPSTEAKKEGELTLKATEAYDSQLIYEGFSNFQTIPDGSDPSVYTNRKIAENVDLFKSWGVTSFEMAPQFVSADDGTFLDSVIQNGYAFADRYDLAMSKNNKYGSKEDLRDALKALHKAGIQAIADWVPDQIYQLPGKEVVTATRTDGAGRKIADAIIDHSLYVANSKSSGKDYQAKYGGEFLAELKAKYPEMFKVNMISTGKPIDDSVKLKQWKAEYFNGTNVLERGVGYVLSDEATGKYFTVTKEGNFIPLQLTGKEKVITGFSSDGKGITYFGTSGTQAKSAFVTFNGNTYYFDARGHMVTNSEYSPNGKDVYRFLPNGIMLSNAFYIDANGNTYLYNSKGQMYKGGYTKFDVSETDKDGKESKVVKFRYFTNEGVMAKGVTVIDGFTQYFGEDGFQAKDKLVTFKGKTYYFDAHTGNGIKDTWRNINGKWYYFDANGVAATGAQVINGQKLYFNEDGSQVKGGVVKNADGTYSKYKEGFGELVTNEFFTTDGNVWYYAGANGKTVTGAQVINGQHLYFNADGSQVKGGVVKNADGTYSKYNASTGERLTNEFFTTGDNNWYYIGANGKSVTGEVKIGDDTYFFAKDGKQVKGQTVSAGNGRISYYYGDSGKRAVSTWIEIQPGVYVYFDKNGLAYPPRVLN, encoded by the coding sequence ATGGAAAATAAGATACACTATAAGCTTCATAAAGTTAAGAAGCAATGGGTTACAATTGCAGTTGCTTCTGTAGCACTTGCTACTGTCTTGGGAGGATTGTCTGTAACAACATCTTCAGTTTCAGCGGATGAAACTCAAGATAAGACAGTAACTCAATCAAATTCAGGTACAACAGCTTCTTTAGTTACTTCTCCTGAAGCAACCAAAGAAGCCGATAAACGTACAAATACAAAAGAAGCAGATGTTTTAACACCTGCTAAAGAAACAAATGCTGTAGAAACAGCGACTACAACGAACACACAAGCAACAGCTGAAGCAGCTACAACAGCAACAACAGCTGATGTAGCAGTGGCAGCTGTTCCAAATAAAGAAGCAGTTGTGACAACAGATGCACCAGCTGTTACAACTGAAAAAGCAGAAGAACAACCAGCAACAGTGAAGGCTGAAGTTGTTAATACAGAAGTTAAGGCGCCAGAAGCTGCTTTGAAAGATTCAGAAGTAGAAGCTGCGCTTTCCTTGAAAAACATCAAAAACATTGATGGTAAATATTACTATGTTAATGAAGATGGTTCACACAAAGAAAACTTTGCCATTACTGTAAATGGTCAATTGCTTTACTTCGGTAAAGATGGTGCTCTTACAAGTTCATCAACATACTCTTTCACACCAGGAACAACAAATATTGTTGATGGTTTCTCAATAAATAACCGTGCCTACGATTCATCTGAAGCTAGCTTTGAATTGATTGATGGTTATTTGACTGCAGATAGCTGGTACCGTCCAGCTTCTATCATCAAAGATGGTGTAACTTGGCAAGCATCAACTGCAGAAGATTTCCGTCCACTTTTGATGGCTTGGTGGCCAAATGTAGATACACAAGTTAACTACTTGAACTACATGTCTAAAGTATTTAACTTGGATGCTAAATATTCAAGTACAGATAAGCAAGAAACTTTGAAAGTTGCTGCTAAGGACATTCAAATCAAGATTGAGCAAAAGATTCAGGCTGAAAAATCAACACAATGGTTGCGTGAAACTATCTCTGCCTTTGTTAAGACACAACCACAATGGAACAAAGAAACTGAAAACTACTCTAAAGGTGGCGGCGAAGATCACCTTCAAGGTGGTGCCCTTCTTTATGTGAATGATTCACGTACACCATGGGCGAATTCTGACTATCGTCGTTTGAACCGTACAGCAACTAACCAGACTGGTACAATTGATAAATCAATTCTTGATGAGCAATCAGATCCAAACCACATGGGTGGTTTCGACTTCTTGCTAGCTAATGACGTAGATTTGTCAAACCCAGTTGTTCAAGCGGAACAATTGAACCAAATCCACTACCTTATGAACTGGGGTTCAATCGTTATGGGTGACAAGGATGCTAACTTCGATGGTATCCGTGTCGACGCGGTAGATAATGTCGATGCAGACATGCTTCAACTCTACACAAACTACTTCCGTGAGTACTATGGTGTTAACAAATCTGAAGCAAACGCTCTTGCTCACATCTCAGTCCTTGAAGCATGGAGCCTTAATGACAACCACTACAATGACAAGACAGATGGCGCTGCGCTTGCTATGGAAAACAAACAACGTTTGGCTCTCCTCTTCTCATTGGCTAAACCAATCAAAGAACGTACACCAGCTGTAAGTCCTTTGTATAACAATACTTTCAACACGACACAACGTGATGAAAAGACTGATTGGATTAACAAAGATGGAAGCAAGGCCTATAACGAAGACGGAACAGTTAAACAGTCTACAATCGGTAAATATAACGAGAAATACGGAGATGCGTCAGGAAATTACGTCTTTATCCGTGCCCATGATAACAACGTTCAAGATATTATTGCTGAAATCATCAAGAAAGAAATCAATCCAAAATCAGATGGTTTCACGATTACTGATGCTGAAATGAAGCAAGCCTTTGAGATTTACAACAAAGACATGCTCAGCAGCGACAAAAAATATACGCTTAACAACATCCCAGCGGCTTACGCGGTTATGTTGCAAAACATGGAAACTATCACTCGTGTCTACTATGGAGACCTTTATACAGATGATGGTCACTACATGGAAACTAAGTCTCCATATTACGATACCATTGTTAACTTGATGAAGAGTCGTATCAAGTATGTATCTGGTGGGCAAGCACAACGTTCATACTGGTTGCCAACTGATGGTAAGATGGACAATTCAGATGTTGAACTTTACCGCACAAATGAAGTCTACACTTCAGTACGTTATGGTAAAGACATTATGACAGCTAATGATACAGAAGGTTCTAAATACAGCCGTACTTCTGGTCAGGTAACACTTGTAGCTAACAATCCAAAATTGAATTTGGATCAATCAGCTAAACTTAATGTTGAAATGGGTAAAATCCATGCCAACCAAAAATACCGTGCTTTGATTGTTGGTACAGCTGATGGTATCAAGAACTTTACATCTGATGCAGATGCAATCGCAGCAGGTTACGTTAAAGAAACAGACAGCAACGGTGTCTTGACTTTCGGTGCTAATGACATCAAGGGTTATGAAACATTTGATATGTCTGGTTTCGTAGCAGTTTGGGTTCCAGTTGGAGCTTCAGATAATCAAGATATCCGAGTAGCGCCTTCAACAGAAGCTAAAAAAGAGGGTGAATTGACTCTTAAAGCGACTGAAGCTTATGATTCACAATTAATCTACGAAGGCTTCTCTAACTTTCAAACTATTCCAGATGGTTCAGATCCTTCAGTCTATACTAACCGTAAGATTGCTGAAAATGTTGATTTGTTCAAATCATGGGGTGTAACATCATTTGAAATGGCACCTCAATTTGTATCTGCTGACGATGGTACCTTCCTTGACTCAGTTATCCAAAATGGTTATGCCTTTGCAGACCGTTACGATCTTGCCATGAGTAAGAACAATAAATACGGTTCTAAAGAAGATCTACGTGATGCTCTTAAAGCACTTCATAAGGCTGGTATTCAAGCAATCGCTGACTGGGTTCCAGACCAAATTTACCAATTGCCAGGTAAAGAAGTTGTAACAGCGACTCGTACTGATGGTGCTGGTCGTAAGATTGCGGACGCTATCATTGACCACTCACTTTATGTGGCTAACTCTAAGTCATCAGGCAAAGATTACCAAGCTAAATACGGTGGTGAATTCTTGGCTGAACTTAAAGCTAAGTACCCTGAAATGTTCAAGGTAAACATGATTTCAACTGGTAAACCAATTGATGATTCTGTTAAATTGAAACAATGGAAGGCTGAATACTTCAACGGAACAAACGTTCTTGAACGTGGTGTTGGCTATGTACTTAGCGATGAAGCAACTGGTAAGTATTTCACTGTCACTAAAGAAGGTAACTTCATTCCTCTTCAATTGACAGGTAAAGAAAAGGTTATTACTGGATTCTCAAGTGATGGTAAAGGAATCACTTACTTCGGTACAAGTGGTACACAAGCTAAATCTGCCTTTGTAACCTTCAATGGTAACACTTACTACTTTGATGCTCGTGGTCACATGGTTACTAACAGTGAATACTCACCAAATGGTAAAGACGTTTATCGTTTCTTACCAAATGGTATCATGTTGAGTAATGCCTTCTACATTGATGCTAATGGTAATACCTACCTTTATAACTCTAAAGGTCAAATGTACAAGGGTGGTTACACTAAATTTGATGTTTCTGAAACTGATAAAGACGGTAAAGAATCTAAGGTTGTGAAATTCCGTTACTTCACTAATGAAGGTGTCATGGCCAAAGGTGTTACGGTTATTGATGGTTTCACACAATATTTTGGAGAAGACGGTTTCCAAGCTAAAGATAAGTTAGTAACCTTTAAAGGTAAAACTTATTACTTTGACGCACACACTGGTAATGGTATCAAGGATACTTGGAGAAATATCAATGGTAAGTGGTACTACTTTGATGCAAACGGTGTTGCTGCTACAGGTGCACAAGTCATCAATGGTCAAAAACTTTACTTCAATGAAGATGGAAGCCAAGTTAAAGGTGGCGTTGTTAAGAATGCAGATGGTACTTACAGCAAGTACAAAGAAGGTTTTGGAGAGCTAGTGACTAACGAATTCTTCACAACTGATGGCAATGTTTGGTACTATGCAGGCGCTAATGGTAAGACTGTTACAGGTGCACAAGTCATCAATGGCCAACACCTATACTTTAATGCAGACGGAAGCCAAGTTAAGGGTGGTGTTGTTAAGAATGCAGATGGTACTTATAGTAAGTATAATGCTTCAACAGGTGAACGCTTGACTAATGAGTTTTTCACAACAGGCGACAACAACTGGTACTACATTGGTGCTAATGGTAAGTCAGTGACTGGTGAAGTTAAAATTGGTGACGATACTTATTTCTTCGCTAAGGATGGTAAACAAGTAAAAGGTCAAACAGTAAGTGCTGGCAATGGTCGAATTAGCTATTACTATGGTGATAGTGGTAAGAGAGCTGTTAGCACATGGATAGAAATTCAACCAGGAGTTTACGTTTACTTTGATAAGAATGGTCTTGCTTATCCACCTAGAGTGCTAAACTAA
- a CDS encoding glycoside hydrolase family 70 protein encodes MENKVRYKLHKVKKQWVTLAVASVALATIVGGSVATSSLASAEETNNSNGSPSTTTVGENTNPVVEKEVGTTTEVANTSNATTTERAEVTADKPAGTTVQPNSGTTSDRAAAVEVEAKPETTAKPEVATKPETATTSEVAANAGVAAPTTEKSKELSEAEIKAAVSLDNIKKEKDGKYYYLLEDGSHKKNFAITVNGQVLYFDENGALSSTSTYSFTQETTNLVTDFTKNNAAYDSTKASFELVDGYLTADSWYRPKEILEAGTTWKASTEKDFRPLLMSWWPDKDTQVAYLNYMTKALSNGEETKDVFTIENSQASLNAAAQILQRKIEVKIAANKSTDWLRQSIEAFVKDQDKWNINSESPGKEHFQKGALLFVNSDSTKWANSDYRKLNQTATSYIKNHKIVNGSDGGYEFLLSNDIDNSNPVVQAEMLNQLYYFMNWGQIVFGDKDKDAHFDGIRVDAVDNVSVDMLQLVSSYMKAAYKVNESEARALANISILEAWSHNDPYYVNEHNTAALSMDNGLRLSIVHGLTRPVTNKGTGARNASMKDLINGGYFGLSNRAEVTSYDQLGFATYLFVRAHDSEVQTVIADIISKKIDPTTDGFTFTLDQLKQAFDIYNADMLKVDKEYTHSNIPAAYALMLQTMGAATRVYYGDLYTDNGQYMAKKSPYFDQITTLLKARPKYVAGGQTSYIHNLAGDGVSSAKDNKEVLVSVRYGQDLMSKTDTEGGKYGRNSGMLTLIANNPDLKLADGETITVNMGAAHKNQAYRPLLLGTEKGIVSSLNDSDTKIVKYTDAQGNLVFTADEIKGFKTVDMSGYLSVWVPVGATDDQNVLAKPSTKAYKEGDKVYSSSAALEAQVIYEGFSNFQDFVKEDSQYTNKLIAANADLFKSWGITSFEIAPQYVSSKDGTFLDSIIENGYAFTDRYDFAMSKNNKYGSKEDLRDALKALHKQGIQVIADWVPDQLYTLPGKEVVTATRTDTHGKVLDDTSLVNKLYVTNTKSSGNDFQAQYGGAFLDKLQKLYPEIFKEVMEASGKTIDPSVKIKQWEAKYFNGTNIQKRGSDYVLSDGKLYFTVNDKGTFLPAALTGDTKAKTGFAYDGTGVTYYTTSGTQAKSQFVTYNGKQYYFNDKGYLVTGEQTIDGSNYFFLPNGVMFTDGVRKNAKGQSLVYGKSGKLTTQTGWKEVTVKDDSGKEEKFYQYFFKGGIMATGLTEVEGKEKYFYDNGYQAKGVFVPTKDGHLMFFCGDSGERKYSGFFEQDGNWYYANDKGYVATGFTKVGKQNLYFNEKGVQVKNRFFQVGDATYYANNEGDVLRGAQTINGDELYFDESGKQVKGEFVNNPDGTTSYYDAITGVKLVDTSLVVDGQTFNVDAKGVVTKAHTPGFYTTGDNNWFYADSYGRNVTGAQVINGQHLYFDANGRQVKGGFVTNTDGSRSFYHWNTGDKLVSTFFATGHDRWYYADDRGNVVTGAQVINGQKLFFDTDGKQVKGAFATNANGSRSYYHWNTGNKLVSTFFTSGDNNWYYADAKGEVVVGEQTINGQHLYFDQTGKQVKGATATNPDGSISYYDVHTGEKAINRWVKIPSGQWVYFNAQGKGYVSN; translated from the coding sequence ATGGAAAATAAAGTACGCTATAAACTGCACAAAGTGAAGAAGCAGTGGGTTACTTTGGCTGTCGCTTCAGTAGCTTTGGCTACCATTGTTGGTGGTAGTGTTGCCACATCTTCACTCGCTTCGGCAGAAGAAACAAATAACTCTAATGGATCACCTTCAACAACTACGGTCGGGGAAAATACAAATCCTGTGGTTGAAAAAGAGGTAGGCACAACAACTGAGGTTGCAAATACTTCAAATGCCACAACAACAGAGCGAGCAGAAGTTACTGCTGACAAACCAGCTGGAACGACAGTTCAACCAAATTCAGGAACAACTAGTGATAGAGCTGCAGCAGTAGAGGTTGAAGCCAAACCTGAAACGACTGCTAAGCCAGAAGTTGCTACTAAACCAGAAACAGCTACAACATCAGAAGTCGCTGCAAATGCTGGAGTAGCTGCTCCAACGACTGAGAAGTCTAAAGAGCTTTCTGAAGCCGAAATTAAGGCTGCAGTCTCACTCGATAATATTAAAAAAGAAAAAGATGGTAAATATTACTATCTTTTAGAAGATGGATCACACAAGAAAAACTTTGCCATTACTGTAAATGGTCAGGTCCTTTATTTTGATGAAAATGGTGCCCTTTCAAGCACATCAACGTATTCATTTACACAAGAAACAACAAATCTAGTCACTGATTTTACAAAAAATAATGCTGCCTACGATTCAACTAAAGCAAGCTTTGAACTTGTTGATGGTTATTTGACAGCAGACAGTTGGTACCGTCCAAAAGAAATCCTTGAAGCTGGTACAACTTGGAAAGCGTCAACTGAAAAAGATTTTCGTCCACTTTTGATGTCTTGGTGGCCTGATAAGGATACTCAAGTAGCTTACTTGAATTACATGACTAAGGCTCTTAGCAACGGTGAAGAAACAAAAGATGTCTTTACGATTGAAAATTCTCAAGCTAGCTTGAATGCCGCAGCTCAAATCCTCCAACGTAAGATTGAAGTTAAGATTGCTGCTAATAAGTCAACAGACTGGTTGCGTCAGTCAATCGAGGCTTTTGTTAAAGACCAAGATAAATGGAACATTAATTCTGAATCGCCAGGTAAGGAACACTTCCAAAAAGGTGCGCTTCTTTTTGTGAACAGCGATTCAACTAAATGGGCTAACTCTGATTATCGTAAGCTTAATCAAACGGCGACAAGTTATATTAAAAATCATAAGATTGTTAATGGTAGCGATGGTGGTTATGAATTCTTGCTCTCAAATGACATTGACAACTCTAATCCAGTCGTTCAAGCAGAAATGCTTAACCAATTGTATTACTTTATGAACTGGGGACAAATCGTCTTTGGTGATAAGGACAAGGATGCTCACTTTGATGGTATACGTGTTGATGCTGTGGATAATGTTAGCGTTGACATGCTTCAATTAGTGTCTTCATACATGAAGGCTGCATACAAGGTTAATGAGTCGGAAGCTCGTGCCCTTGCGAATATCTCTATTCTTGAAGCATGGTCACACAATGACCCATATTATGTGAATGAGCACAACACAGCAGCTCTTTCTATGGATAATGGTCTCCGTTTGTCAATTGTTCACGGATTAACTCGTCCAGTAACTAATAAAGGTACAGGTGCACGTAATGCATCAATGAAGGACCTTATTAACGGAGGTTATTTCGGTCTCTCAAACCGTGCAGAAGTCACTTCATATGATCAACTTGGTTTTGCAACCTACCTCTTTGTTCGTGCACATGACTCAGAAGTTCAAACGGTTATCGCAGACATTATCAGTAAAAAAATTGATCCTACAACAGATGGTTTCACTTTCACATTAGATCAATTGAAACAAGCTTTCGATATTTATAATGCTGATATGTTGAAAGTTGATAAGGAATATACGCATTCAAATATTCCTGCTGCCTATGCTTTGATGCTTCAAACAATGGGTGCGGCAACACGTGTTTATTATGGAGATTTGTATACTGATAATGGTCAATACATGGCTAAGAAATCACCATACTTTGATCAAATCACAACTCTTCTTAAAGCGCGTCCTAAGTATGTAGCTGGTGGTCAAACATCTTATATCCACAACCTTGCTGGTGATGGGGTATCATCTGCTAAAGACAATAAAGAAGTTCTTGTCTCTGTCCGTTATGGTCAAGATTTGATGTCTAAGACAGATACAGAAGGTGGAAAATACGGTCGCAATTCAGGTATGTTGACCCTTATTGCTAATAACCCGGATTTGAAATTAGCAGATGGTGAAACTATTACTGTAAATATGGGTGCAGCCCACAAGAATCAAGCTTATCGTCCACTCTTGCTTGGTACGGAAAAAGGTATTGTGTCATCATTGAATGATTCAGATACTAAGATTGTTAAATACACAGATGCACAAGGAAATCTTGTCTTCACAGCTGATGAAATCAAAGGCTTTAAGACTGTTGATATGAGTGGTTACCTTTCAGTTTGGGTACCAGTAGGTGCGACTGACGATCAAAACGTTCTTGCTAAACCATCAACAAAAGCCTATAAAGAAGGGGATAAGGTTTATAGCTCTTCTGCAGCACTTGAAGCACAAGTGATTTACGAAGGCTTCTCAAACTTCCAAGACTTTGTCAAAGAGGATAGTCAATACACTAACAAATTGATTGCAGCTAACGCAGACCTCTTCAAGTCATGGGGTATTACGTCATTTGAGATTGCACCTCAATATGTCTCATCTAAGGATGGCACTTTCCTTGATTCTATTATTGAAAATGGTTATGCCTTCACAGACCGTTACGACTTTGCCATGAGCAAAAACAATAAATACGGTTCAAAAGAAGACCTTCGTGATGCCCTCAAGGCTCTTCACAAACAAGGTATTCAGGTCATTGCTGACTGGGTTCCAGACCAATTGTACACCCTTCCAGGTAAAGAAGTAGTGACTGCTACGCGTACTGATACACATGGTAAGGTCCTTGATGATACTAGCTTGGTTAATAAACTTTATGTGACAAATACCAAGTCATCAGGTAATGATTTCCAAGCCCAGTACGGTGGTGCCTTCCTCGACAAACTTCAAAAACTTTATCCAGAAATCTTCAAAGAAGTTATGGAAGCGTCTGGTAAGACAATTGATCCATCTGTGAAGATTAAACAGTGGGAAGCTAAATACTTTAACGGTACAAACATCCAAAAACGTGGTTCTGACTATGTTCTCAGCGATGGTAAATTGTACTTCACCGTTAACGATAAAGGTACCTTCCTCCCAGCAGCCTTGACTGGTGATACAAAAGCTAAGACTGGTTTTGCCTATGATGGTACAGGTGTAACTTATTACACAACATCAGGTACTCAAGCTAAGAGTCAGTTTGTAACTTATAACGGTAAGCAATACTACTTTAACGATAAGGGTTACCTTGTAACTGGTGAACAAACTATCGATGGTTCTAACTATTTCTTCTTGCCAAATGGTGTCATGTTTACTGATGGTGTCAGAAAAAATGCCAAAGGTCAATCATTGGTTTATGGTAAGTCAGGTAAATTGACGACTCAAACTGGTTGGAAAGAAGTTACCGTTAAAGATGATAGTGGTAAGGAAGAGAAATTCTACCAATACTTCTTCAAGGGTGGTATCATGGCTACTGGTTTGACTGAAGTAGAAGGTAAGGAAAAATACTTCTATGATAATGGTTACCAAGCTAAAGGTGTCTTCGTTCCTACAAAAGACGGCCATTTAATGTTCTTCTGTGGTGATTCAGGCGAACGTAAGTACTCAGGCTTCTTTGAACAAGATGGTAATTGGTACTACGCCAATGATAAAGGCTATGTTGCTACTGGGTTTACTAAGGTAGGTAAACAAAACCTTTACTTCAATGAAAAAGGTGTTCAAGTTAAGAATCGCTTCTTCCAAGTTGGTGATGCTACATACTATGCAAATAACGAAGGTGACGTTCTTCGTGGTGCGCAAACCATCAATGGAGACGAACTCTACTTTGATGAATCAGGTAAACAAGTTAAAGGTGAGTTCGTGAACAATCCTGATGGTACGACTTCATACTACGATGCAATCACAGGTGTGAAACTTGTTGATACATCACTAGTAGTTGATGGTCAAACCTTTAATGTCGATGCTAAGGGTGTTGTGACTAAGGCACATACACCAGGCTTCTATACTACTGGGGACAACAACTGGTTCTATGCAGACTCATATGGACGTAATGTCACAGGTGCTCAGGTCATCAATGGTCAACACCTCTACTTTGATGCTAATGGTCGCCAAGTTAAGGGTGGCTTCGTAACGAACACTGACGGTAGTCGTTCATTCTACCACTGGAATACCGGTGATAAATTGGTATCAACCTTCTTCGCTACCGGTCATGATAGATGGTATTATGCTGATGATAGGGGTAATGTCGTTACAGGAGCTCAAGTTATCAACGGTCAAAAACTCTTCTTTGATACTGATGGTAAGCAGGTTAAAGGTGCTTTCGCAACAAATGCGAATGGTAGTCGCTCATACTACCATTGGAATACTGGTAATAAGTTAGTATCAACCTTCTTCACTAGTGGAGATAACAACTGGTATTATGCAGATGCCAAGGGTGAAGTTGTTGTTGGCGAACAGACGATCAACGGTCAACACCTTTACTTTGACCAAACTGGTAAGCAAGTGAAGGGGGCAACTGCTACGAATCCTGATGGCTCAATCTCTTACTATGATGTTCATACAGGGGAAAAGGCTATTAATCGTTGGGTTAAAATTCCTTCAGGGCAATGGGTATACTTCAACGCTCAAGGAAAAGGCTACGTGTCAAATTAA